In Salmonella enterica subsp. enterica serovar Typhimurium str. LT2, a single window of DNA contains:
- the uvrD gene encoding DNA-dependent ATPase I and helicase II (DNA helicase II. (SW:UVRD_SALTY)) yields the protein MDVSYLLDSLNDKQREAVAAPRSNMLVLAGAGSGKTRVLVHRIAWLLSVENNSPYSIMAVTFTNKAAAEMRHRIGQLMGTSQGGMWVGTFHGLAHRLLRAHHMDANLPQDFQILDSEDQMRLLKRLIKAMNLDEKQWPPRQAMWYINSQKDEGLRPHHIQSYGNPVEQTWQKVYQAYQEACDRAGLVDFAELLLRAHELWLNKPHILQHYRERFTNILVDEFQDTNNIQYAWVRLLAGDTGKVMIVGDDDQSIYGWRGAQVENIQRFLNDFPGAQTIRLEQNYRSTSNILSAANALIENNNGRLGKKLWTDGVDGEPISLYCAFNELDEARFVVNRIKTWQDNGGALAQCAILYRSNAQSRVLEEALLQASMPYRIYGGMRFFERQEIKDALSYLRLIANRNDDAAFERVVNTPTRGIGDRTLDVVRQTSRDRQLTLWQVCRELLQEKALAGRAASALQRFMELIDALAQETADMPLHVQTDRVIKDSGLRTMYEQEKGEKGQTRIENLEELVTATRQFSYNDEDEDLMPLQAFLSHAALEAGEGQADTWQDAVQLMTLHSAKGLEFPQVFIVGMEEGMFPSQMSLDEGGRLEEERRLAYVGVTRAMQKLTLTYAETRRLYGKEVYHRPSRFIGELPEECVEEVRLRATVSRPVSHQRMGTPLAENDTGYKLGQRVRHAKFGEGTIVNLEGSGEHSRLQVAFQGQGIKWLVAAYAKLETV from the coding sequence ATGGACGTTTCTTACCTGCTCGACAGCCTTAATGATAAACAGCGCGAAGCGGTGGCCGCGCCACGTAGCAACATGCTGGTGCTGGCGGGCGCGGGAAGCGGGAAAACCCGCGTGCTGGTGCACCGTATCGCCTGGTTACTGAGCGTAGAAAACAACTCGCCATATTCCATCATGGCGGTGACCTTTACCAATAAAGCGGCGGCGGAAATGCGCCATCGTATTGGCCAGTTGATGGGGACCAGCCAGGGCGGAATGTGGGTAGGGACGTTCCACGGTCTGGCGCACCGCCTGCTGCGCGCGCATCATATGGACGCTAATTTGCCGCAGGATTTCCAGATTCTCGACAGCGAAGATCAGATGCGTTTGCTTAAACGCCTGATTAAGGCGATGAATCTTGATGAGAAGCAGTGGCCGCCGCGTCAGGCGATGTGGTACATCAATAGCCAGAAAGACGAAGGGCTACGCCCGCACCATATCCAAAGCTATGGCAACCCGGTGGAGCAGACCTGGCAGAAGGTGTATCAGGCCTATCAGGAAGCGTGCGATCGCGCTGGTCTGGTGGATTTTGCCGAGCTACTGCTGCGCGCTCATGAACTATGGCTGAACAAGCCGCACATCCTGCAACACTATCGCGAGCGGTTTACTAACATCCTGGTGGACGAATTCCAGGATACCAACAACATTCAGTACGCCTGGGTTCGTCTGCTGGCGGGCGATACCGGTAAGGTGATGATTGTCGGCGACGATGACCAGTCGATCTACGGCTGGCGCGGGGCCCAGGTAGAGAACATCCAGCGCTTCCTCAATGATTTCCCCGGCGCGCAGACCATTCGTCTGGAGCAGAATTACCGCTCGACCAGCAACATCCTTAGCGCGGCGAACGCTCTGATTGAGAATAACAATGGGCGTTTGGGTAAAAAGCTGTGGACTGACGGCGTTGACGGCGAACCGATATCGCTGTACTGCGCTTTCAACGAACTGGATGAAGCGCGCTTTGTGGTTAACCGTATCAAAACCTGGCAGGACAACGGCGGCGCGCTTGCGCAATGCGCCATTCTTTATCGCAGCAACGCCCAGTCGCGCGTGCTGGAAGAAGCGTTATTACAGGCCAGTATGCCGTACCGCATTTACGGCGGTATGCGCTTCTTCGAACGCCAGGAGATCAAAGATGCGCTCTCTTATCTGCGTTTGATTGCCAATCGCAACGATGATGCCGCCTTTGAACGCGTGGTGAATACCCCAACGCGCGGTATCGGCGACCGCACGCTGGACGTGGTGCGCCAGACCTCGCGCGATCGCCAGCTAACATTGTGGCAGGTGTGCCGTGAATTGTTACAGGAAAAAGCCCTGGCCGGGCGTGCGGCCAGCGCGCTGCAACGCTTTATGGAACTGATCGACGCCCTGGCGCAGGAAACCGCCGACATGCCGCTGCATGTGCAGACTGACCGGGTGATCAAAGATTCCGGCCTGCGCACCATGTATGAGCAAGAAAAAGGCGAGAAAGGCCAGACGCGCATCGAAAACTTAGAGGAACTGGTGACGGCAACGCGGCAGTTCAGCTACAACGACGAAGATGAAGATTTGATGCCGTTGCAGGCCTTCCTCTCTCACGCGGCGCTGGAAGCGGGCGAGGGGCAGGCGGATACCTGGCAGGATGCGGTACAGCTGATGACGCTGCACTCGGCCAAAGGCCTGGAGTTTCCGCAGGTGTTTATCGTCGGGATGGAAGAGGGGATGTTCCCCAGCCAGATGTCGCTGGATGAGGGCGGGCGTTTGGAAGAGGAGCGTCGTCTGGCCTACGTCGGCGTTACCCGTGCCATGCAGAAACTGACGCTAACCTATGCCGAAACTCGCCGTCTGTATGGTAAAGAGGTTTATCATCGCCCGTCGCGTTTCATCGGCGAGTTGCCGGAGGAGTGCGTGGAAGAGGTCCGTCTGCGCGCCACCGTCAGTCGTCCGGTGAGCCATCAACGAATGGGAACGCCGCTGGCGGAAAACGACACAGGCTACAAACTCGGCCAACGCGTGCGCCATGCGAAGTTCGGCGAGGGAACTATTGTCAACCTGGAGGGCAGCGGCGAGCATAGCCGGTTGCAGGTGGCTTTTCAGGGGCAAGGGATCAAATGGCTGGTTGCCGCGTATGCGAAGCTGGAAACGGTTTGA
- the dapF gene encoding diaminopimelate epimerase (similar to E. coli diaminopimelate epimerase (AAC76812.1); Blastp hit to AAC76812.1 (275 aa), 95% identity in aa 1 - 275), with the protein MMQFSKMHGLGNDFMVVDAVTQNVFFSPELIRRLSDRHLGVGFDQLLVVEPPYDPELDFHYRIFNADGSEVSQCGNGARCFARFVRLKGLTNKRDIRVSTANGRMVLSVTEDELVRVNMGEPNFEPAQVPFRANKAEKTYIMRAAEQTILCGVVSMGNPHCVIQVDNVDTAAVETLGPVLESHERFPERANIGFMQVVRREHIRLRVYERGAGETRACGSGACAAVAVGIQQGLLAEEVRVELPGGRLDIAWKGPGHPLYMTGPAAHIYDGFIHL; encoded by the coding sequence ATGATGCAATTCTCTAAAATGCATGGCCTTGGCAACGATTTTATGGTCGTCGACGCGGTAACGCAGAATGTCTTTTTTTCGCCGGAACTGATTCGTCGGCTATCCGACAGACACCTGGGCGTAGGGTTCGATCAGCTGCTGGTGGTTGAGCCGCCCTATGATCCTGAGTTGGACTTTCATTACCGCATCTTCAACGCCGACGGCAGTGAAGTCTCGCAGTGCGGCAATGGCGCGCGCTGTTTCGCGCGATTTGTTCGCCTGAAAGGGCTAACCAATAAACGCGACATTCGGGTCAGTACCGCGAATGGCCGGATGGTACTGAGCGTCACGGAAGATGAACTGGTGCGGGTGAATATGGGGGAACCAAACTTTGAACCCGCGCAGGTGCCTTTTCGCGCCAACAAAGCGGAAAAGACGTATATTATGCGAGCGGCGGAACAGACCATACTGTGCGGCGTGGTTTCAATGGGCAATCCGCACTGTGTCATTCAGGTTGATAACGTCGACACGGCGGCCGTTGAAACACTGGGGCCGGTTCTGGAAAGCCATGAGCGTTTTCCGGAACGCGCCAACATTGGTTTTATGCAGGTTGTAAGACGTGAGCATATCCGGCTGCGAGTCTATGAACGCGGCGCAGGGGAGACCCGCGCGTGCGGCAGCGGCGCGTGCGCTGCCGTTGCCGTGGGGATTCAGCAGGGGCTGCTGGCTGAAGAAGTACGCGTGGAATTACCGGGCGGTCGGCTGGATATCGCCTGGAAAGGTCCGGGTCATCCGTTATACATGACTGGTCCGGCGGCACATATCTACGACGGATTTATCCATTTATGA
- the yigB gene encoding putative hydrolase of the HAD superfamily (similar to E. coli putative phosphatase (AAC76815.1); Blastp hit to AAC76815.1 (238 aa), 87% identity in aa 1 - 238), giving the protein MRFYRPLGRIAALTFDLDDTLYDNRPVILRTEQEALAFMQNYHPSLRSFQNVDLQRIRQAVREAEPEIYHDVTRWRHRAIEQAMRDAGLSAQEAIAGANAAMMHFAKWRSQIEVPQATHETLQQLAKKWPLVAITNGNAQPELFGLGDYFKFVLRAGPDGRSKPFSDMYFLAAEKLHVPIGEILHVGDDLTTDVAGAIRCGMQACWIKPENADLMRTQDSRLLPHIEISRLASLTSLI; this is encoded by the coding sequence ATGCGTTTTTACCGGCCTTTGGGGCGTATTGCCGCGCTCACCTTTGACCTGGATGATACCCTTTATGATAACCGTCCGGTGATTTTGCGTACTGAGCAGGAAGCGCTCGCTTTTATGCAGAATTATCACCCGTCGCTACGTTCGTTTCAAAACGTCGATTTACAGCGGATACGGCAGGCGGTGCGTGAAGCGGAGCCGGAAATCTATCATGACGTTACCCGCTGGCGCCATCGCGCGATAGAGCAGGCCATGCGGGATGCGGGATTATCGGCGCAGGAGGCCATTGCCGGCGCGAATGCGGCGATGATGCATTTTGCCAAATGGCGCAGCCAGATTGAGGTTCCGCAGGCTACCCATGAGACGTTACAGCAGCTTGCGAAAAAATGGCCGCTGGTGGCGATCACTAACGGCAATGCCCAGCCGGAACTGTTTGGCCTCGGCGATTACTTTAAGTTTGTACTGCGCGCCGGCCCGGATGGACGTTCCAAGCCCTTTAGCGACATGTATTTCCTGGCGGCGGAAAAACTGCATGTGCCGATCGGCGAGATCCTGCATGTCGGCGATGATCTGACTACCGATGTGGCTGGCGCTATTCGCTGTGGGATGCAGGCCTGCTGGATTAAACCTGAAAATGCCGACCTGATGCGGACGCAGGACAGCCGTTTACTGCCGCATATCGAAATTTCGCGGTTGGCATCTCTCACCTCGCTGATATAA
- the xerC gene encoding putative site-specific integrase/recombinase (integrase/recombinase XERC. (SW:XERC_SALTY)), with the protein MTDVALSQDVSRFLRYLGVERQLSPITLLNYQRQLDAIIALAGETGLKSWQQCDAAIVRSFAVRSRRKGLGPASLALRLSALRSFFDWLVSQGELKANPAKGVSAPKAPRHLPKNIDVDDVNRLLDIDLNDPLAVRDRAMLEVMYGAGLRLSELVGLDIKHLDLDTGEVWVMGKGSKERRLPIGRNAVTWIEHWLDLRGLFASDEEALFLSKLGKRISARNVQKRFAEWGIKQGLNSHVHPHKLRHSFATHMLESSGDLRGVQELLGHANLSTTQIYTHLDFQHLASVYDAAHPRAKRGK; encoded by the coding sequence ATGACGGATGTCGCGCTTTCTCAGGATGTCTCGCGGTTCCTGCGCTATTTAGGCGTGGAGCGCCAGCTTAGCCCCATTACCCTGCTGAACTACCAGCGTCAGCTTGATGCCATTATCGCTTTAGCCGGAGAAACCGGGCTGAAAAGCTGGCAACAATGTGACGCTGCGATTGTGCGCAGTTTTGCGGTGCGCAGTCGGCGCAAAGGGCTTGGCCCTGCCAGTCTGGCGCTACGTCTCTCGGCATTGCGAAGCTTTTTTGACTGGTTAGTCAGTCAGGGCGAATTGAAAGCTAACCCGGCAAAGGGTGTCTCCGCACCGAAAGCGCCGCGTCATCTGCCGAAAAATATTGATGTCGACGACGTTAACCGCCTGCTGGACATCGATCTTAACGATCCGCTCGCCGTACGTGATCGGGCGATGCTGGAGGTCATGTACGGCGCGGGGCTGCGTTTATCCGAACTGGTTGGCCTGGATATAAAGCACCTCGATCTCGATACCGGAGAAGTGTGGGTAATGGGTAAAGGCAGCAAAGAGCGACGCCTGCCGATTGGCCGTAACGCGGTGACGTGGATTGAGCACTGGTTGGATCTGCGCGGCCTGTTCGCCAGCGATGAAGAGGCGTTATTCCTGTCGAAGCTCGGCAAGCGTATCTCCGCGCGCAATGTCCAAAAACGGTTCGCCGAATGGGGCATAAAGCAGGGGCTAAACAGCCACGTGCATCCACATAAGCTGCGCCATTCGTTCGCGACCCATATGCTGGAATCGAGCGGCGATCTGCGCGGCGTGCAAGAGCTGCTGGGTCATGCCAACCTTTCCACCACCCAAATTTATACTCATCTTGATTTTCAACATCTTGCTTCAGTGTACGACGCGGCGCATCCGCGCGCTAAACGGGGGAAATAA
- the yigG gene encoding putative inner membrane protein (similar to E. coli orf, hypothetical protein (AAC76821.1); Blastp hit to AAC76821.1 (138 aa), 57% identity in aa 7 - 136), protein MPPLVRGVAYCHANDVTQHMDVKLMLSVFIPSSERCVSRCRYLLSFALINIIFSILVGVLLYLSFVILAILFTILLHYLVINLNCQRFRDSGFEYIKFYVWGTLVIYIASFVIMVAEDFACDGFGMPLFLIWYFATFSLLLLAPPDSNSLNK, encoded by the coding sequence ATGCCTCCCCTTGTAAGGGGGGTAGCATATTGTCATGCTAACGACGTAACCCAACATATGGATGTGAAATTAATGTTAAGTGTTTTTATTCCTTCATCTGAGAGATGTGTTTCCAGATGTCGTTATTTATTATCATTCGCGCTAATAAATATAATATTTTCCATTTTGGTTGGGGTTTTATTATATTTAAGCTTTGTGATACTGGCAATTTTATTCACAATTTTACTACATTATCTCGTCATTAATTTAAACTGTCAGCGATTCAGAGACAGTGGCTTTGAATATATAAAATTCTATGTATGGGGTACGCTTGTAATCTATATTGCCTCCTTCGTGATAATGGTTGCTGAAGATTTCGCTTGCGATGGCTTTGGTATGCCTCTTTTTCTAATCTGGTATTTTGCAACCTTTTCTCTGCTACTTCTGGCCCCCCCGGATTCGAATTCACTCAACAAGTAA
- a CDS encoding putative inner membrane protein: MPKMTPLNRFAHLIKHLKNALRGVGIGSCIYVIIESIMHGTINGVEAAGVLTISAVLGLLSALLDIKAKPRAPLILLHFLLCGGCVALMVAMLSALNHFPVNASVILITGALFIVIYLPLSFILYRSQR; this comes from the coding sequence ATGCCAAAAATGACGCCGCTAAACCGTTTTGCGCACTTGATTAAACATTTGAAAAACGCCCTTCGGGGCGTGGGGATCGGTTCATGCATTTACGTCATTATTGAAAGCATTATGCACGGCACGATAAACGGTGTTGAAGCTGCCGGAGTCCTGACGATAAGCGCGGTACTCGGTCTGCTTAGCGCTCTTTTGGATATCAAAGCAAAGCCGCGCGCCCCCTTAATCCTGTTGCATTTTCTCCTCTGCGGCGGCTGCGTCGCACTGATGGTGGCAATGCTGTCGGCTCTGAACCATTTCCCGGTTAACGCGTCCGTCATACTTATCACCGGTGCGCTATTTATCGTCATTTACCTACCGCTGAGTTTTATCCTTTACCGCTCACAACGGTAA
- the yigA gene encoding putative cytoplasmic protein (hypothetical protein in dapF-xerC intergenic region. (SW:YIGA_SALTY)) → MKQPEEELQETLTELDDRAVVDYLRHHPEFFIRNAHAVEAMRVPHPVRGTVSLVEWHMARARNHINVLEENMTLLMEQAHANESLFYRLLHLQSRLVAADSLDEMLVRFHRWARDLGLAGATLRLFPDRWRLGAPSRYTHLALNRQAFEPLRIQRLGQSQHYLGPLNGPELLVVLPEAKAVGSVAMSMMGSDGGLGVILFSSRDPHHYQPGQGTQLLQEIALMLPELLERWIKRV, encoded by the coding sequence ATGAAGCAACCAGAGGAAGAACTACAGGAAACGCTCACGGAACTGGACGATCGAGCGGTCGTCGATTACCTGCGCCACCACCCTGAGTTTTTTATCCGTAACGCCCACGCCGTTGAAGCGATGCGTGTTCCACATCCCGTGCGGGGAACGGTTTCGCTCGTTGAGTGGCATATGGCCCGCGCGCGTAATCACATCAATGTGCTTGAAGAAAATATGACGCTGCTGATGGAACAGGCTCATGCCAATGAAAGCCTGTTTTATCGCTTGCTGCATCTGCAAAGCCGTCTGGTCGCCGCGGATAGTCTGGATGAGATGCTGGTGCGGTTTCACCGCTGGGCGCGCGATTTGGGGCTTGCCGGCGCGACGCTGCGTTTGTTCCCGGATCGGTGGCGTCTTGGCGCGCCATCGCGCTATACACATCTGGCTTTAAACCGTCAGGCCTTTGAGCCGCTGCGTATTCAACGGCTGGGACAGTCGCAGCATTATCTTGGCCCGCTAAACGGCCCGGAACTGCTGGTGGTCTTGCCGGAGGCGAAGGCTGTAGGCTCGGTAGCCATGTCGATGATGGGCAGCGATGGCGGCCTCGGGGTGATTCTCTTCAGCAGCCGTGACCCGCATCACTATCAGCCGGGACAGGGGACGCAGCTTTTACAGGAGATCGCGCTGATGCTGCCGGAACTGCTGGAACGCTGGATTAAACGCGTATGA
- the yifL gene encoding putative outer membrane lipoprotein, whose amino-acid sequence MKNVFKTLAVLLTLFSLTGCGLKGPLYFPPADKNAPPPTKKVDSQTQSTMPDKNDRATGDGPSQVNY is encoded by the coding sequence ATGAAAAACGTGTTTAAGACACTCGCTGTACTTCTGACTCTGTTCAGCCTGACGGGCTGCGGTTTGAAAGGGCCGCTTTATTTCCCGCCAGCCGATAAAAATGCGCCGCCGCCGACGAAAAAAGTCGATTCGCAAACGCAGTCCACGATGCCCGATAAGAACGATCGCGCAACGGGAGATGGCCCGTCCCAGGTCAATTACTGA
- a CDS encoding putative inner membrane protein, translating into MDVFIKGYYMSINNPILICVNKKRQIKLALFYSVVAIALMMSLFLNYSIMLKMVCVFLILLMIAGASAYWYSAFSGKPQLTLNQEGVTLHTTRLPIVYWHEIDYVGERVSDNTPVLAIFVKDVELYCQRITNEKMRNNFLSLLNKHESNRVMNISLNDLDYDSDELQDIFKMAVARNLEQ; encoded by the coding sequence ATGGATGTTTTTATAAAAGGATATTATATGTCAATAAACAACCCTATTCTTATTTGCGTGAATAAGAAACGACAAATAAAATTAGCTCTGTTTTATTCAGTGGTAGCTATAGCTCTTATGATGAGCCTCTTTCTAAATTATAGTATTATGCTAAAGATGGTGTGTGTTTTTTTAATACTCCTCATGATAGCAGGCGCAAGTGCTTACTGGTACTCCGCCTTTTCAGGAAAGCCACAGCTAACGTTGAACCAGGAGGGAGTAACATTACACACAACCAGGCTACCAATAGTTTACTGGCATGAAATCGACTATGTTGGTGAGCGTGTTAGCGATAATACGCCTGTGCTGGCCATTTTTGTCAAAGATGTTGAGCTTTATTGTCAGCGAATTACTAATGAGAAAATGCGTAATAATTTTCTGTCATTATTGAATAAGCATGAAAGTAATCGCGTGATGAATATCTCTCTAAACGATCTCGATTATGACTCAGATGAGTTACAGGATATTTTTAAAATGGCTGTTGCCAGAAACCTGGAACAATAG
- the yigF gene encoding putative inner membrane protein (hypothetical 14.6 Kda protein in corA-rarD intergenic region. (SW:YIGF_SALTY)), translated as MDKDYINDGSLSEKWKYRFSFYDQHGFPGFWKVSPEYKQAFKALKPRQRLTIQINFIAFFFSWIYLFVLGLWKKAIIVILLGIVAIFIGALIGVNILGLVVAAYVGVNTNKWFYEKEVKGINTWSL; from the coding sequence ATGGACAAGGATTATATTAATGATGGTTCGCTATCTGAAAAATGGAAATACCGTTTTTCATTTTACGATCAACATGGTTTCCCTGGATTTTGGAAAGTAAGCCCAGAATATAAACAGGCATTTAAAGCATTAAAGCCCCGACAACGGTTGACTATTCAAATAAACTTTATTGCCTTTTTCTTCTCATGGATTTATTTGTTTGTACTGGGTCTGTGGAAAAAAGCAATTATAGTTATTTTATTAGGGATCGTTGCAATATTTATTGGAGCATTAATCGGCGTTAACATACTTGGACTTGTTGTCGCAGCTTATGTCGGCGTCAATACAAATAAGTGGTTCTATGAAAAAGAGGTTAAAGGTATCAATACCTGGAGCCTGTAA
- the corA gene encoding MIT family Mg2+/Ni2+/Co2+ transport protein (Mg transport system I; magnesium and cobalt transport protein CORA. (SW:CORA_SALTY)): MLSAFQLEKNRLTRLEVEESQSLIDAVWVDLVEPDDDERLRVQSELGQSLATRPELEDIEASARFFEDEDGLHIHSFFFFEDAEDHAGNSTVAFTIRDGRLFTLRERELPAFRLYRMRARSQAMVDGNAYELLLDLFETKIEQLADEIENIYSDLEKLSRVIMEGHQGDEYDEALSTLAELEDIGWKVRLCLMDTQRALNFLVRKARLPGGQLEQAREILRDIESLLPHNESLFQKVNFLMQAAMGFINIEQNRIIKIFSVVSVVFLPPTLVASSYGMNFEFMPELKWSFGYPGAIIFMILAGLAPYLYFKRKNWL; this comes from the coding sequence ATGCTGAGCGCATTTCAACTGGAAAAAAACCGACTGACCCGGCTGGAAGTCGAGGAGTCACAAAGCCTGATTGATGCCGTATGGGTCGATTTGGTCGAACCGGACGACGACGAGCGATTGCGCGTACAATCTGAGCTGGGCCAGAGTCTGGCGACGCGTCCTGAACTGGAAGATATCGAAGCATCCGCGCGCTTCTTTGAAGACGAAGACGGACTGCATATCCACTCCTTCTTCTTCTTCGAAGATGCGGAAGATCATGCCGGTAACTCTACGGTGGCATTCACTATTCGCGATGGCCGTCTGTTTACGCTGCGTGAACGCGAACTGCCCGCCTTCCGTTTGTATCGTATGCGCGCCCGCAGCCAGGCGATGGTCGACGGTAATGCTTATGAATTACTGCTCGATCTGTTCGAAACTAAAATTGAACAGTTGGCGGATGAAATCGAAAACATCTACAGCGATCTGGAAAAACTGAGCCGCGTCATTATGGAAGGGCATCAGGGCGATGAATACGACGAAGCGCTCTCCACGCTGGCGGAACTGGAAGATATCGGCTGGAAGGTACGCCTGTGTCTGATGGATACCCAACGCGCGCTGAACTTCCTGGTGCGCAAGGCGCGCTTACCGGGCGGACAGCTGGAGCAGGCGCGTGAGATCCTGCGCGATATCGAATCTCTGCTGCCGCACAATGAATCGCTGTTCCAGAAGGTGAACTTCCTGATGCAGGCGGCGATGGGTTTCATCAACATCGAGCAGAACCGTATTATCAAAATCTTCTCGGTGGTTTCCGTGGTGTTCCTGCCGCCGACGCTGGTCGCTTCCAGCTATGGGATGAACTTCGAGTTTATGCCGGAACTGAAGTGGAGCTTTGGTTATCCAGGCGCGATTATCTTTATGATTCTGGCGGGGCTTGCGCCGTATTTGTACTTTAAGCGCAAGAACTGGCTGTAA
- a CDS encoding putative cytoplasmic protein — MFFVITHHIDVLPLATLPTHETCPYCNNQDVWLIIRQKRTRTCGLSQARKRDKFGLAICNHCSNEIKEKRWSPALRQLFTEQKPLFNLTFWQRYGFWVGWLSVWPALFLATWLYFTFRGW; from the coding sequence ATGTTTTTTGTTATTACTCACCATATTGATGTGCTGCCTCTGGCAACCCTACCCACACATGAAACATGCCCTTATTGTAATAATCAGGATGTATGGTTGATTATTCGCCAAAAAAGGACCCGTACATGTGGTCTGTCTCAAGCGAGAAAAAGAGATAAGTTTGGTTTAGCGATATGCAATCATTGCAGCAATGAAATCAAGGAAAAACGTTGGTCACCAGCGTTACGTCAACTTTTTACCGAGCAGAAGCCACTATTTAACCTAACCTTTTGGCAACGCTACGGTTTTTGGGTTGGTTGGTTGAGTGTATGGCCCGCGCTGTTTCTGGCAACCTGGCTGTATTTCACATTTCGGGGTTGGTAA
- the cyaY gene encoding putative frataxin family transport protein (CYAY protein. (SW:CYAY_SALTY)), with protein sequence MNDSEFHRLADALWLTIEERLDSWDGDSDIDCEINGGVLTLSFENGSKIIINRQEPLHQVWLATKQGGYHFDLKGDEWVCDRSGETFWDLLEQAATQQAGEKVSFR encoded by the coding sequence ATGAACGACAGTGAATTTCATCGCCTGGCTGACGCCCTGTGGCTCACCATTGAAGAACGCCTCGATAGCTGGGACGGCGACAGCGATATCGACTGCGAAATCAACGGCGGCGTGCTGACCCTCAGCTTTGAGAACGGCAGTAAGATCATTATTAACCGTCAGGAGCCGTTGCACCAGGTGTGGCTGGCGACCAAACAGGGCGGCTATCATTTCGATCTGAAAGGCGACGAGTGGGTTTGCGATCGCAGCGGCGAAACCTTCTGGGATCTGCTGGAGCAGGCGGCAACGCAACAAGCGGGTGAAAAGGTGAGTTTTCGCTAA